One region of Citrus sinensis cultivar Valencia sweet orange chromosome 6, DVS_A1.0, whole genome shotgun sequence genomic DNA includes:
- the LOC102624993 gene encoding decapping 5-like protein isoform X1: MTSPNTKNAPESYIGSFISLISKYEIRYEGVLYHLNVGDSTIGLKNVKSFGTEGRKKDGPQVLPSERVYEYILFRGSDIKDLEVKSSPPPQKEEQIYQDPAIIQSQYAGISTNSPLLSSVAGKTLTESSSWQDTPTLTSKASAGSLLSHQPGTQVSQFSHPQAAQNAASPSFPLPIYWQGYNGPSNNISPTPFQSSSTVSSPLTRPNRIWTSETDCYPALGSVTASESAAHRSPSIAPSHLNPNFSSSPIPVQCSPAPLTPFPASFKGPFSSTAAYMTDNNPNTSSVPSSCPDTKATEAQISGRAVPGPAHSAQTMNYPASSFLGSASGPLLSPSPSLLTPGQLVTSRPPVLSSTQAMYPDKKDMAAMLPSSFNSPAAISPPVTQLPLLPLPTPNLQSQSQYSTTKFTEEFDFEAMNEKFKKDEVWGYLGKAKQSGKPETIEDNTADQNSRGKEADGLVKNGDPKPAYRKDDFFDTISCNSLNRGTREGQNHFSERMRLDTETFGNFQQRANQGYGGYVAGWGANYRGRYGRGRRYGYGGRGHGGNMHM, translated from the exons ATGACGAGTCCGAATACGAAAAATGCACCGGAATCGTATATAGGAAGCTtcattagtttaatttctaaGTACGAGATTCGTTACGAAGGCGTCCTTTATCACCTAAACGTCGGTGATTCCACCATTGGCCTAAAAAATG TAAAGTCTTTTGGAACAGAGGGACGAAAGAAAGATGGTCCACAAGTACTGCCATCTGAAAGGGTTTATGAATACATTCTTTTCCGGGGAAGCGACATTAAG GATTTGGAAGTCAAGTCCTCTCCACCTCCACAAAAGGAGGAGCAGATTTACCAAGATCCCGCTATCATCCAG TCACAGTATGCTGGGATATCTACGAATTCTCCATTATTGTCGTCGGTTGCGGGCAAAACTTTGACAGAATCAAGTTCATGGCAGGATACTCCTACTTTGACTAGCAAAGCCAGTGCAGGCTCATTGCTTTCACATCAGCCAGGAACCCAAGTTAGTCAATTTAGTCATCCCCAGGCTGCCCAGAATGCTGCTTCACCATCATTTCCCCTGCCAATTTATTGGCAAGGATACAATGGACCATCAAACAATATATCTCCGACTCCTTTTCAATCTTCATCCACTGTATCTTCGCCTTTGACGAGGCCGAACAGAATCTGGACTTCTGAAACTGACTGTTATCCAGCCTTGGGATCAGTTACTGCATCTGAATCTGCTGCTCATCGGTCGCCATCAATTGCTCCCAGTCATTTAAATCCcaatttttcatcttctccTATTCCAGTACAATGTTCTCCAGCTCCTCTTACGCCTTTCCCCGCATCCTTTAAGGGACCTTTTTCATCTACTGCTGCATACATGACAGATAATAATCCAAATACGTCTTCGGTTCCCTCTTCTTGCCCAGACACAAAAGCCACTGAAGCTCAAATTTCAGGCAGAGCTGTCCCTGGTCCGGCTCATTCTGCCCAGACCATGAATTATCCTGCATCATCTTTTCTAGGTTCCGCTTCTGGTCCCTTGCTATCACCATCTCCATCATTGCTAACTCCTGGTCAGTTAGTTACATCTAGACCGCCTGTGCTTTCTTCCACACAGGCAATGTATCCTGATAAGAAGGATATGGCTGCTATGCTGCCATCATCATTTAATTCTCCAGCTGCCATATCTCCTCCAGTAACTCAACTACCATTGTTGCCTTTGCCGACTCCTAATCTACAG TCTCAGTCTCAATACTCTACAACAAAGTTCActgaagaatttgattttgaagccATGAATGAGAAGTTCAAAAAGGATGAAGTATGGGGTTATCTTGGTAAGGCAAAACAAAGTGGTAAACCAGAGACCATTGAGGATAATACAGCCGATCAGAACTCGAGAGGAAAAGAGGCCGATGGCCTAGTAAAAAATGGTGATCCTAAG CCTGCGTATAGAAAGGATGATTTCTTTGACACAATTTCCTGCAATTCACTCAACCGTGGAACAAGGGAGGGACAGAACCATTTCTCGGAGCGAATGAGGCTGGACACTGAG ACTTTTGGCAATTTCCAACAGAGAGCAAATCAAGGTTATGGTGGCTATGTTGCTGGATGGGGAGCAAATTACAGGGGCAGATACGGCAGGGGAAGGAGATATGGTTATGGTGGGAGGGGACATGGCGGTAACATGCATATGTAG
- the LOC102624704 gene encoding AP-4 complex subunit epsilon: MGSQGGFGQSKEFLDLVKSIGEARSKAEEDRIVLNEIETLKRRISEPDIPKRKMKEYIIRLVYVEMLGHDASFGYIHAVKMTHDDNLVLKRTGYLAVTLFLNEDHDLIILIVNTIQKDLKSDNYLIVCAALNAVCKLINEETIPAVLPQVVELLGHSKEAVRRKAIMALHRFYQKSPSSVQHLVSNFRKRLCDNDPGVMGATLCPLFDLITVDVNSYKDLVISFVSILKQVAERRLPKSYDYHQMPAPFIQIRLLKILALLGSGDKQASENMYTVVGDIFRKCDSSSNIGNAVLYECICCVSSIYANPKLIESAADVIARFLKSDSHNLKYMGIDALGRLIKTSPEIAEQHQLAVIDCLEDPDDTLKRKTFELLYKMTKSSNVEVIVDRMIDYMISINDNHYKTEIASRCVELAEQFAPSNHWFIQTMNKVFEHAGDLVNIKVAHNLMRLIAEGFGEDDDNADSQLRSSAVESYLRIIGEPKLPSVFLQVICWVLGEYGTADGKVSASYITGKLCDVAEAYSNDETIKAYAITALMKIYAFEIAAGRKVDMLPECQSLIEELSASHSTDLQQRAYELEAVTGLDAYAVEIIMPADASCEDIEIDKNLSFLNGYVEQALEKGAQPYIPENERSGMLSVSNFRSQDQHEASIHGLRFEAYELPKPSVPSRPPVSLASATELAPVPEPSYPRVTQNVASVPSVSSADPSDLRLRLDGVQKKWGRPTYTPSETSTSTSTSEKTVNGVTKVDAARDTIYSKVRDTAYDSRKPDAEIPLEKQKLAASLFGGSSKTERRASTTSHRAGKASSHVIEKPQASKASDKTVAEKTIVQPPPDLLDLGEPAVLSRSPSIDPFKQLEGLLDSPQVPSNSNHGAAGANKDSDIMGLHAETAGSGPSSGIVNPVPTNKNDLDLLSGLSNSTTNNALGGTPTAHSTQVSKGPNTKDSLEKDSLVRQMGVTPTSPNPNLFKDLLG, from the exons ATGGGCTCCCAAGGCGGGTTCGGTCAATCAAAGGAGTTCCTCGACCTCGTCAAATCAATCGGCGAAGCCCGATCCAAAGCCGAAGAAGACCGAATTGTCCTCAACGAGATCGAGACTCTCAAGCGCCGCATCTCCGAACCGGACATCCCCAAGCGCAAGATGAAAGAGTATATCATTCGTCTCGTCTACGTCGAGATGCTCGGCCACGACGCCTCCTTTGGCTACATCCACGCCGTCAAGATGACCCACGATGACAATTTGGTCCTTAAACGAACTGGGTATTTGGCCGTCACTCTGTTCTTGAACGAGGATCATGATTTGATCATCTTGATTGTTAATACCATTCAGAAGGACCTCAAATCCGATAACTATTTGATCGTTTGCGCCGCGCTTAATGCTGTTTGTAAGTTGATTAATGAAGAGACCATCCCTGCGGTTTTGCCGCAGGTTGTTGAGCTTTTGGGTCATTCCAAAGAGGCTGTCAGGAGGAAAGCTATCATGGCCCTTCATAGGTTTTATCAGAAGTCTCCTTCTTCAGTTCAGCATCTCGTTTCCAATTTTCGAAAG AGGCTTTGTGATAATGACCCTGGGGTGATGGGTGCAACACTGTGCCCTCTTTTTGATCTGATAACGGTAGATGTTAATTCTTATAAGGATTTAGTAATCAGCTTTGTGAGCATTCTTAAGCAAGTAGCGGAACGTAGATTGCCTAAGAGTTATGATTATCATCAGATGCCAGCTCCGTTCATTCAG ATCAGGTTGTTGAAAATTTTGGCATTGCTGGGAAGTGGGGACAAGCAAGCGAGTGAGAACATGTATACTGTTGTAGGTGACATATTCAGGAAGTGTGATTCCTCGAGTAATATAGGAAACGCTGTTCTATATGAGTGCATATGCTGTGTTTCCTCAATATATGCAAATCCTAAGTTAATAGAATCTGCAGCTGATGTAATTGCCAGATTTTTGAAG AGTGATAGTCATAATCTAAAATATATGGGTATTGATGCTCTTGGTCGACTGATAAAGACAAGTCCGGAGATTGCTGAACAACACCAGTTGGCGGTTATTGATTGCTTAGAG GACCCAGATGATACTCTAAAGCGAAAAACCTTTGAATTACTTTATAAAATGACCAAGTCCTCCAATGTAGAAGTGATTGTTGACCGAATGATTGATTACATGATTAGCATTAATGATAATCATTACAAAACTGAAATAGCATCTCGGTGTGTGGAGCTTGCAGAACAGTTCGCTCCAAGTAATCACTGGTTTATCCAG ACCATGAATAAGGTGTTTGAGCATGCGGGAGACCTGGTCAACATCAAGGTGGCTCATAACTTGATGCGGTTGATAGCCGAAGGGTTCGGGGAGGATGATGATAATGCAGATAGTCAGCTGAGATCATCTGCT gTGGAATCATATTTGCGTATCATTGGAGAACCCAAGCTTCCCTCTGTATTTCTTCAA GTTATATGCTGGGTCTTAGGGGAGTACGGCACTGCTGATGGAAAGGTTTCTGCTTCCTATATTACGGGAAAACTCTGTGATGTGGCAGAGGCATATTCAAATGATGAAACCATTAAG GCATATGCAATTACCGCACTCATGAAAATATATGCATTTGAAATAGCTGCTGGGAGGAAAGTGGATATGTTGCCTGAG TGTCAGTCTTTGATTGAGGAATTATCAGCTTCCCACTCTACAGACTTGCAGCAACGTGCATATGAACTTGAAGCTGTCACTGGCTTAGATGCTTATGCTGTTGAGATTATTATGCCTGCAGATGCGAGTTGCGAAGACATTGAG ATTGATAAAAATCTTTCATTCCTCAACGGTTATGTTGAGCAGGCTTTGGAGAAAGGGGCTCAACCCTATATTCCGGAGAATGAACGTTCTGGGATGCTTAGTGTTAGCAATTTTAGGAGCCAGGACCAGCATGAAGCTTCAATACATGGTCTTAGGTTCGAGGCATATGAGCTTCCAAAACCTTCTGTGCCATCCAGGCCGCCAGTTTCGCTTGCATCAGCTACTGAACTTGCTCCGGTGCCCGAGCCATCCTATCCTAGGGTGACCCAGAATGTAGCATCTGTGCCGTCTGTGTCTAGTGCTGATCCATCAGACCTTAGGCTACGACTTGATGGGGTTCAAAAGAAGTGGGGTAGGCCAACATACACCCCCTCTGAAACATCTACCTCAACTTCAACATCCGAGAAAACAGTGAATGGGGTCACAAAAGTAGATGCAGCACGTGACACCATATACTCGAAAGTGCGTGACACCGCTTATGATTCAAGGAAGCCGGATGCTGAAATTCCTCTAGAGAAGCAGAAGCTTGCAGCATCATTATTTGGTGGTTCATCAAAAACTGAGAGGAGGGCATCTACAACTAGCCACAGGGCTGGAAAGGCAAGCAGCCATGTGATAGAGAAGCCTCAGGCATCAAAAGCATCAGATAAAACTGTGGCAGAGAAGACAATTGTTCAGCCACCACCAGACTTGCTTGATTTGGGTGAACCAGCCGTTCTTAGTAGATCGCCATCTATTGATCCTTTCAAGCAATTAGAAGGGCTTCTTGACTCGCCACAAGTTCCTTCAAATTCGAACCATGGTGCAGCTGGTGCTAATAAAGATTCTGATATTATGGGACTACATGCAGAGACAGCTGGTAGTGGACCGAGTTCTGGTATTGTGAATCCTGTGCCCACCAATAAGAATGATCTCGATCTTTTATCTGGGTTGTCAAATTCAACTACCAATAATGCTCTTGGAGGTACGCCAACTGCACACTCAACCCAAGTTAGTAAAGGTCCAAATACTAAAGATTCTTTGGAGAAGGATTCTCTTGTAAGGCAGATGGGTGTGACCCCAACCAGTCCGAACCCCAACTTGTTCAAAGATTTGCTGGGCTAA
- the LOC102624424 gene encoding uncharacterized protein LOC102624424, translating into MNMTDCKMIEEVIQLQVGEEAMNDCIIFRQLEYLGLNCLPSLTGFYSGNCTLEFPSLEQVLVRQCPKMMIFSPGVLGTLKLNKVQLTEADDQGCWEGNLNDTVQKLFSEMGSEDEDRDLRS; encoded by the exons ATGAATATGACTGATTGCAAAATGATAGAAGAAGTCATACAATTACAGGTTGGAGAAGAAGCTATGAACGATTGTATCATTTTCAGGCAACTGGAGTACTTGGGACTAAATTGTTTGCCAAGCCTGACAGGCTTTTATTCGGGTAATTGCACTCTTGAATTCCCGTCCTTGGAACAAGTACTTGTGAGGCAGTGCCCAAAGATGATGATTTTCTCTCCAGGAGTCTTAGGCACACTGAAGCTAAACAAAGTGCAACTCACTGAAGCAGATGATCAAGGATGCTGGGAAGGCAACCTCAATGACACCGTACAGAAATTGTTCAGTGAAATG GGTTCTGAGGACGAAGATAGAGACCTTCGTTCATGA
- the LOC102624993 gene encoding decapping 5-like protein isoform X2: MTSPNTKNAPESYIGSFISLISKYEIRYEGVLYHLNVGDSTIGLKNVKSFGTEGRKKDGPQVLPSERVYEYILFRGSDIKDLEVKSSPPPQKEEQIYQDPAIIQSQYAGISTNSPLLSSVAGKTLTESSSWQDTPTLTSKASAGSLLSHQPGTQVSQFSHPQAAQNAASPSFPLPIYWQGYNGPSNNISPTPFQSSSTVSSPLTRPNRIWTSETDCYPALGSVTASESAAHRSPSIAPSHLNPNFSSSPIPVQCSPAPLTPFPASFKGPFSSTAAYMTDNNPNTSSVPSSCPDTKATEAQISGRAVPGPAHSAQTMNYPASSFLGSASGPLLSPSPSLLTPGQLVTSRPPVLSSTQAMYPDKKDMAAMLPSSFNSPAAISPPVTQLPLLPLPTPNLQSQYSTTKFTEEFDFEAMNEKFKKDEVWGYLGKAKQSGKPETIEDNTADQNSRGKEADGLVKNGDPKPAYRKDDFFDTISCNSLNRGTREGQNHFSERMRLDTETFGNFQQRANQGYGGYVAGWGANYRGRYGRGRRYGYGGRGHGGNMHM; this comes from the exons ATGACGAGTCCGAATACGAAAAATGCACCGGAATCGTATATAGGAAGCTtcattagtttaatttctaaGTACGAGATTCGTTACGAAGGCGTCCTTTATCACCTAAACGTCGGTGATTCCACCATTGGCCTAAAAAATG TAAAGTCTTTTGGAACAGAGGGACGAAAGAAAGATGGTCCACAAGTACTGCCATCTGAAAGGGTTTATGAATACATTCTTTTCCGGGGAAGCGACATTAAG GATTTGGAAGTCAAGTCCTCTCCACCTCCACAAAAGGAGGAGCAGATTTACCAAGATCCCGCTATCATCCAG TCACAGTATGCTGGGATATCTACGAATTCTCCATTATTGTCGTCGGTTGCGGGCAAAACTTTGACAGAATCAAGTTCATGGCAGGATACTCCTACTTTGACTAGCAAAGCCAGTGCAGGCTCATTGCTTTCACATCAGCCAGGAACCCAAGTTAGTCAATTTAGTCATCCCCAGGCTGCCCAGAATGCTGCTTCACCATCATTTCCCCTGCCAATTTATTGGCAAGGATACAATGGACCATCAAACAATATATCTCCGACTCCTTTTCAATCTTCATCCACTGTATCTTCGCCTTTGACGAGGCCGAACAGAATCTGGACTTCTGAAACTGACTGTTATCCAGCCTTGGGATCAGTTACTGCATCTGAATCTGCTGCTCATCGGTCGCCATCAATTGCTCCCAGTCATTTAAATCCcaatttttcatcttctccTATTCCAGTACAATGTTCTCCAGCTCCTCTTACGCCTTTCCCCGCATCCTTTAAGGGACCTTTTTCATCTACTGCTGCATACATGACAGATAATAATCCAAATACGTCTTCGGTTCCCTCTTCTTGCCCAGACACAAAAGCCACTGAAGCTCAAATTTCAGGCAGAGCTGTCCCTGGTCCGGCTCATTCTGCCCAGACCATGAATTATCCTGCATCATCTTTTCTAGGTTCCGCTTCTGGTCCCTTGCTATCACCATCTCCATCATTGCTAACTCCTGGTCAGTTAGTTACATCTAGACCGCCTGTGCTTTCTTCCACACAGGCAATGTATCCTGATAAGAAGGATATGGCTGCTATGCTGCCATCATCATTTAATTCTCCAGCTGCCATATCTCCTCCAGTAACTCAACTACCATTGTTGCCTTTGCCGACTCCTAATCTACAG TCTCAATACTCTACAACAAAGTTCActgaagaatttgattttgaagccATGAATGAGAAGTTCAAAAAGGATGAAGTATGGGGTTATCTTGGTAAGGCAAAACAAAGTGGTAAACCAGAGACCATTGAGGATAATACAGCCGATCAGAACTCGAGAGGAAAAGAGGCCGATGGCCTAGTAAAAAATGGTGATCCTAAG CCTGCGTATAGAAAGGATGATTTCTTTGACACAATTTCCTGCAATTCACTCAACCGTGGAACAAGGGAGGGACAGAACCATTTCTCGGAGCGAATGAGGCTGGACACTGAG ACTTTTGGCAATTTCCAACAGAGAGCAAATCAAGGTTATGGTGGCTATGTTGCTGGATGGGGAGCAAATTACAGGGGCAGATACGGCAGGGGAAGGAGATATGGTTATGGTGGGAGGGGACATGGCGGTAACATGCATATGTAG
- the LOC102625276 gene encoding protein MODIFYING WALL LIGNIN-1-like: MEKKHHRYGFVFVLCIIISLDLVSFISCLIAEAKKAKRKDLKLDGKLCYLPESHAHELGIAALICLGVAQVIGNLLICRIFCTRDKRNNCKTQKLRIATALLVLSCRISFGVAVILLGAATSMSRKQPYGKGWLDRECYLVKDGVFVGSGGLVLVSSGSIVAAAIVSSQIKTQVEQRRKVHAQI; this comes from the exons ATGGAGAAAAAACATCATCGGTATGGTTTTGTGTTCGTCCTCTGCATAATCATCTCCCTTGACCTTGTCTCATTCATCTCATGTCTTATTGCTGAGGCCAAGAAAGCAAAG AGGAAAGATCTAAAGCTTGATGGGAAGCTGTGTTATTTACCAGAAAGCCATGCACATGAACTTGGAATTGCAGCTTTGATATGTCTAGGTGTTGCTCAGGTTATTGGAAACTTGTTAATCTGCAGAATTTTTTGTACAAGGgacaaaagaaacaattgcAAAACTCAAAAACTCAGAATTGCAACAGCTCTCCTAGTTCTCTCCTG CAGGATCAGCTTTGGCGTTGCTGTTATTTTGTTAGGCGCTGCCACGAGTATGAGCAGGAAGCAGCCATATGGCAAAGGCTGGTTGGACCGAGAGTGCTATTTGGTCAAAGATGGCGTGTTCGTTGGCTCAGGAGGTTTGGTTTTGGTAAGCTCCGGTTCGATTGTGGCTGCAGCCATTGTGAGTAGCCAAATAAAAACCCAAGTCGAACAACGTCGAAAAGTCCATGCACAGATTTAA